A stretch of Paenibacillus peoriae DNA encodes these proteins:
- the rpsF gene encoding 30S ribosomal protein S6, giving the protein MRKYEAMYIIRPDIEQEAVQATVDKFQGIISNGGGEITSHDVTKRRLAYEIKKFRDGSFVLVNFTAEPAVVTELERIMKISDEVIRYLITNDVA; this is encoded by the coding sequence ATGCGCAAATATGAAGCGATGTATATTATTCGTCCTGACATTGAACAAGAAGCTGTTCAAGCGACAGTCGATAAATTCCAAGGTATCATCTCTAACGGCGGTGGCGAAATTACGAGTCACGATGTAACTAAACGCCGTCTTGCGTATGAGATCAAGAAATTCCGTGATGGTTCTTTCGTTCTGGTAAACTTCACAGCAGAACCTGCTGTTGTTACTGAGCTTGAGCGTATCATGAAAATTTCTGACGAAGTAATTCGTTATCTCATTACGAACGACGTAGCTTAA
- a CDS encoding ABC transporter substrate-binding protein gives MMQTKKWVSLLMMLTIVGVLFAGCSGGANEAQPQEGNAGNKTEGNEASAPVTEGVIKATDLSQNPPGATNRKDNIVVGMTSPKGVFNPLFWQTTYDLYVVRTVFDSFLQVKADGTYENSLADKVDVSPDGLKYTFHLKPGVKYSDGTPVTVKDYAFVLKVLHDPNYDGETDVLSFKIKGGKEYHDGKANDISGIKVIDDNTVEVTVTEATAYTKDFLGEQYFMPEAYYGKGFKKGNLDSIKALNNKPIGSGQYVLKSFSPGQQVVLEANPNYFKGAPKVKSVIFKTTTEETNLSMLQTGETDMDNITVTEDNVEELKALGFLDVNIMPTNGYGYIAFNHKEKKFQDPKVRQALTIGLNRKEIVQGVYGPYANVINIPQSTESWSYTDEGINKYEFDTAKAKALLDEAGWKVGADGIREKDGEKLTINFSATADNPVVEALLPIMSNNYKELGIKLTSETLDFNAIMDKKDTGKFDMFFAAWGLTPDPDTTTFITNGAQNDIGYSNKKVDELTLAGKHEMDQEKRKQIYKQLYQELNKDLPTIFMYQRRDMWPVNGRVTGLEITPYKDFEFTLHNAQIAQ, from the coding sequence ATGATGCAGACGAAGAAATGGGTTTCTTTGCTTATGATGCTTACGATCGTTGGTGTTCTGTTTGCAGGATGTAGCGGAGGTGCCAATGAGGCACAGCCACAGGAAGGCAATGCGGGCAATAAAACAGAGGGAAATGAAGCAAGTGCACCTGTTACAGAGGGCGTTATTAAAGCAACTGATCTGTCGCAAAATCCTCCGGGAGCGACGAATCGGAAAGATAACATTGTAGTAGGTATGACATCACCTAAAGGGGTATTCAACCCGCTATTCTGGCAAACAACTTATGATTTATATGTGGTCAGAACAGTATTTGATTCCTTCTTACAGGTGAAGGCAGATGGTACATATGAAAATAGTTTGGCTGACAAGGTTGATGTATCGCCGGATGGTCTAAAATATACATTCCATCTGAAACCAGGTGTGAAGTATAGTGATGGCACGCCAGTAACCGTGAAGGATTATGCTTTTGTCCTCAAGGTACTGCATGATCCGAATTATGATGGAGAAACGGATGTTTTATCTTTTAAGATTAAAGGCGGTAAAGAATATCACGATGGCAAGGCGAATGATATCTCGGGTATCAAGGTCATTGATGATAACACGGTAGAGGTAACGGTTACAGAAGCAACAGCGTATACAAAGGATTTTCTGGGTGAGCAATACTTTATGCCAGAAGCTTATTATGGAAAAGGATTCAAAAAGGGTAACCTGGACAGCATCAAGGCGCTTAATAATAAACCAATCGGTTCCGGGCAGTATGTGCTGAAAAGCTTCTCTCCGGGTCAGCAAGTCGTTCTTGAAGCGAATCCAAACTACTTCAAGGGCGCACCAAAGGTGAAATCAGTTATTTTTAAAACAACAACAGAAGAAACGAACCTGTCTATGCTGCAAACAGGTGAAACGGACATGGATAACATCACAGTTACGGAAGACAATGTAGAGGAATTAAAGGCGTTGGGCTTCTTGGACGTGAATATTATGCCAACGAACGGCTATGGATATATTGCGTTTAATCACAAGGAAAAGAAATTTCAGGACCCTAAAGTACGTCAGGCTTTAACTATTGGGTTAAACCGCAAGGAGATTGTGCAGGGTGTATATGGTCCATATGCGAATGTTATTAACATTCCACAATCTACAGAATCTTGGTCTTATACGGATGAAGGTATCAACAAATATGAATTTGATACAGCTAAGGCGAAGGCTTTGCTGGATGAAGCAGGCTGGAAGGTTGGTGCTGACGGAATCCGTGAAAAGGACGGCGAAAAGCTGACCATTAACTTCTCTGCAACTGCTGATAATCCAGTAGTAGAGGCCTTGCTGCCGATCATGTCCAATAACTACAAGGAACTGGGCATTAAGTTGACGTCCGAAACTCTAGATTTTAATGCCATTATGGATAAGAAGGATACGGGCAAGTTCGATATGTTCTTTGCGGCTTGGGGCTTAACTCCAGACCCGGATACAACGACTTTTATTACGAATGGTGCACAAAATGATATCGGCTATTCCAATAAGAAAGTCGATGAACTAACGCTTGCTGGTAAGCATGAGATGGATCAAGAGAAACGGAAACAGATTTACAAACAGCTCTATCAAGAGTTGAACAAGGATCTGCCAACTATTTTTATGTATCAACGCAGAGATATGTGGCCAGTTAATGGACGTGTAACCGGCTTAGAAATTACGCCATACAAAGATTTTGAATTCACTCTGCATAACGCTCAGATCGCTCAATAA
- the ssb gene encoding single-stranded DNA-binding protein gives MLNRVILIGRLTKDPELRYTPSGVAVTQFTLAVDRPFTSQGGEREADFLPIVTWRQLAETCANYLRKGRLTAVEGRVQVRNYENNEGKRVYVTEIVADNVRFLESNRDGGGGNSGGAAREESPFGGGNSNSGRGNNNSRNNQDPFSDDGKPIDISDDDLPF, from the coding sequence TTGTTGAACCGTGTCATTCTGATCGGTCGTTTGACCAAAGATCCAGAGCTGCGCTATACACCGTCTGGTGTAGCAGTAACCCAGTTCACCCTGGCTGTAGACCGTCCGTTTACGAGTCAAGGCGGCGAACGGGAAGCGGATTTCTTGCCGATCGTAACCTGGCGTCAGCTTGCTGAAACATGCGCTAACTATCTTCGCAAAGGTCGTTTAACGGCTGTTGAAGGCCGTGTTCAGGTGCGTAATTATGAGAACAATGAAGGAAAACGTGTATACGTGACTGAAATTGTAGCTGATAATGTGCGTTTCTTGGAATCTAACCGCGATGGCGGTGGCGGCAATAGCGGTGGAGCTGCGCGTGAGGAGTCTCCTTTCGGAGGCGGTAACAGCAATAGTGGACGCGGGAATAATAACTCGCGAAACAATCAGGATCCTTTTTCCGATGACGGAAAACCGATCGATATTTCGGATGATGATTTACCATTTTAA
- a CDS encoding YjzC family protein yields MGEKTEFEPGDNVPNDGVYMEVGEKSFHTEIQNPQQVTLERGDSFPETTNHNRKWKKKTKARVH; encoded by the coding sequence ATGGGTGAAAAGACTGAGTTCGAACCAGGGGATAACGTCCCAAACGACGGCGTATATATGGAGGTCGGAGAAAAAAGCTTCCATACTGAAATTCAAAACCCGCAACAAGTAACGCTGGAAAGAGGCGACTCTTTTCCGGAGACCACCAACCATAATCGCAAATGGAAGAAAAAAACGAAAGCTCGTGTCCACTAA
- a CDS encoding DUF951 domain-containing protein: MERKSFELGDIVQMKKPHPCGTNEMEIIRMGMDIRIKCVGCQHSVLIPRAKFEKNMKKVLRSKANVDEQNTEAN, from the coding sequence GTGGAGCGTAAGTCATTTGAACTAGGGGACATTGTACAGATGAAGAAGCCCCATCCGTGTGGAACGAATGAAATGGAAATTATCCGCATGGGGATGGATATTCGAATCAAATGTGTCGGTTGCCAGCATAGTGTGCTGATTCCGCGTGCCAAGTTCGAAAAAAACATGAAGAAAGTGCTGCGATCAAAGGCCAACGTCGACGAGCAAAACACAGAAGCAAATTGA
- the rpsR gene encoding 30S ribosomal protein S18 encodes MGFRQREGGDDNKRPARRGGRNKRRKVCFFTVNKITHIDYKDTDLLKKFISERGKILPRRVTGTSAKYQRMLTIAVKRSRQIALLPYTTE; translated from the coding sequence ATGGGCTTCAGACAAAGAGAAGGCGGAGACGATAACAAAAGACCAGCTCGTCGTGGTGGTCGCAACAAACGTCGTAAAGTATGTTTCTTCACTGTGAACAAAATTACTCACATTGACTATAAAGATACAGACCTGCTTAAAAAATTCATCAGCGAACGTGGAAAAATTCTTCCTCGTCGTGTGACTGGAACAAGTGCGAAATATCAACGTATGTTGACAATCGCTGTTAAACGTTCCCGTCAAATCGCATTGCTTCCTTACACTACTGAATAG
- a CDS encoding mechanosensitive ion channel family protein translates to MTFIHWLTDNLDTGDVVKDAIHWKDAVLKWLTDSAMWSTFLFVILKIAIIFIITRIFIRVINKIIDKSMQQKGDNGRFRLNTRRLTTVGELLKNITNIVFNFILIMLVLSQMGINLGPLIAGAGVLGLAVGFGAQSLVKDVITGFFIIFEDQFAVGDVIQTGTFKGTVEMIGLRTTRLVSWKGEVYILPNGSITTVTNFSMSNALAVVDVPMKAERSLEEAVGLVKQAIQGIEESNVQILNIPDVLGVQSMTTSEYIVRVVAECMPNTGAVVERDIQNNIKKALEDEEHRQAALETAVTLDKEDEQGRKGGEKGGA, encoded by the coding sequence ATAATTTAGACACGGGTGACGTAGTGAAAGATGCAATTCACTGGAAGGATGCTGTATTGAAATGGCTTACCGATAGTGCGATGTGGTCGACCTTTTTGTTTGTAATTTTGAAAATCGCGATTATTTTTATCATCACACGTATCTTTATTCGAGTTATTAATAAAATTATAGATAAGTCAATGCAACAAAAGGGAGATAACGGCAGGTTTCGATTGAACACAAGGCGGTTAACCACTGTTGGGGAATTACTGAAAAACATAACCAATATTGTATTTAATTTCATTTTAATTATGCTGGTGCTATCGCAAATGGGCATTAATCTCGGCCCGCTGATTGCTGGAGCTGGAGTGCTTGGATTGGCCGTTGGTTTTGGGGCACAGAGCTTGGTTAAGGATGTAATTACCGGATTTTTCATTATTTTTGAGGATCAATTTGCCGTAGGAGACGTCATTCAGACAGGTACTTTCAAGGGTACAGTGGAAATGATCGGGCTGCGTACAACCAGACTGGTGAGCTGGAAAGGTGAGGTGTACATTTTACCGAATGGCTCAATTACTACGGTAACAAACTTCTCCATGTCCAACGCGTTGGCGGTAGTGGATGTGCCAATGAAGGCCGAGCGTAGCCTGGAGGAAGCAGTTGGCTTGGTAAAACAGGCAATCCAAGGCATTGAAGAATCCAATGTACAGATACTTAATATACCGGATGTGTTAGGGGTTCAGTCCATGACCACCTCAGAGTATATTGTGCGTGTTGTGGCAGAATGTATGCCGAATACAGGGGCCGTGGTAGAGCGTGATATTCAGAATAACATCAAGAAGGCTCTGGAGGATGAGGAACATCGTCAGGCAGCATTGGAGACGGCGGTAACCCTAGACAAAGAAGACGAACAAGGAAGAAAAGGGGGAGAGAAGGGTGGAGCGTAA